From the Oryzihumus leptocrescens genome, one window contains:
- a CDS encoding response regulator transcription factor, which produces MSQSTARPASAPLRRFDGAPVRVLVVDDENNLTELLSMALRYEGWEVRSAGTGMAAVRAAREFQPDAVALDMMLPDFDGMEVLRRMRADNPNVPVLFLTARDAVEDRVAGLTAGGDDYVTKPFSLEEVVARLRALMRRTAVMAEDAGSQLVVGDLVMDEDSHEVTRGGDTVNLTATEFELLRYLMRNPKRVLSKAQILDRVWNYDFGGQANVVELYISYLRKKIDVGREPMIHTMRGVGYVLKPAT; this is translated from the coding sequence ATGAGCCAGTCGACCGCCCGCCCCGCGTCCGCCCCGCTGCGCCGATTCGACGGCGCCCCGGTGCGCGTCCTCGTCGTCGACGACGAGAACAACCTCACCGAGCTGCTCAGCATGGCCCTGCGCTACGAGGGCTGGGAGGTCCGCTCGGCCGGCACCGGCATGGCGGCCGTGCGCGCCGCCCGCGAGTTCCAGCCCGACGCCGTCGCGCTGGACATGATGCTGCCGGATTTCGACGGCATGGAGGTGCTGCGCCGGATGCGCGCAGACAACCCCAACGTCCCGGTCCTCTTCCTCACCGCGCGTGACGCGGTCGAGGACCGCGTGGCGGGGCTGACCGCCGGCGGCGACGACTACGTCACCAAGCCGTTCAGCCTCGAGGAGGTCGTGGCCCGGCTGCGCGCGCTCATGCGCCGCACCGCCGTCATGGCCGAGGACGCCGGGTCCCAGCTGGTCGTCGGCGACCTGGTCATGGACGAGGACAGCCACGAGGTCACCCGCGGCGGCGACACGGTCAACCTGACCGCGACCGAGTTCGAGCTGCTGCGCTACCTCATGCGCAACCCCAAGCGGGTGCTGTCCAAGGCGCAGATCCTCGACCGTGTCTGGAACTACGACTTCGGCGGCCAGGCCAACGTCGTCGAGCTCTACATCTCCTACCTGCGCAAGAAGATCGACGTGGGCCGGGAGCCGATGATCCACACCATGCGCGGTGTGGGCTACGTGCTCAAGCCCGCGACCTGA